The segment GAGTGATGTTAGATATTAAGaaagtatgataaaaaaatttaagaatacaCTTGAGTTGTTGGATTATGATTTTAAAGTAGGATTCACTTGTAGGGCTGTTGTGTTAGTGGGACTATGTGtgtttttgaagtattttcttgttttttttcttaacatttaGCATTACTTGGGAGTTAGTATTTAATAATTCTTGTTTTATAACTTAAACTTGCACTTGtgcttacatttttttttaaaaaaaaaaaattaggtccaTGAATAATTTTACAGTAGGTGCTGCATTTATGTGACGTATGAGAGTATTAATTAACTCTTGgtatatctaataatttctctTTCATGGAGGTCTTAATTGTTCGAACTTGTATGGCTAAATATCCATTATTCCCTTGTTAAGTTTGCTTAAGCATTGCTCTCAAttgtttgtttcttctttaGGTGACATCACCATATGGGAACACCCTTCACCAAACAGAGAATGTGACTCATGGTCAGTTTGCATTCACGACTCATGAGGCTGGCAATTACCTGGCATGTTTTTGGGTGGATGGTCATGTTCAAGGAGATGTGAGTGTGAACATTGATTGGAAAACTGGAATTGCTGCTAAGGATTGGGATTCAGTTGCTAGAAAAGAGAAGATAGAGGTAAGAGCATGTTAAAGATAATACCGTTGGTTGTCTAGTGATGAGTTTCTCTGTGAGTCAAAAGCTTCCACAGCTTTATTCGCCTGTGAATTGGATCGCACTTCTTTATCTTGTTTCGATACCATATATCCAAAGTTTTGCAGTGTTGACAAAGTGGAGATTGGGTGCTGGGTTTGATTTGTGCTAGAGTTCTTCTAACTTAGATCATCGTGCACATGGTATTAATAAGAGAGAACAGAAAGGTGTTTTTATGATTCTCTACCTTTCCTTGAACTAGCCGGAAAACATAAGACATTGGTGAAGTGCATAGTTGCAGGCCCTAGGATGAGAACTTATCTTATATATAATCTTGGAAGTGCTTCTGATGTTAGATTGTAGTTTCATGAACATTGATTATTGATTATGGAATAAGCTTATAGTGCTTTCACCTAGGCAATTAAAAAGTCCCCCACGAAGATACACGCGTAATTCATCCGTGTCTGTGTAGTTTTGTTTCTCATTTTCTTAATATTCATATGCatgaatatgttttaatttgtcCACCTATAGGGTGTTGAACTTGAGCTGAGGAAACTTGAAGGAGCGGTGGAGGCCATCCATGAGAATCTACTCTATCTCAAAACAAGGTATATTCTTCTCTACTTTGCAatctattcttttctttctatctagcaatttctcttttattcaactaaacagtttttttttattggataataCTGACAGGGAAGCAGAGATGAGGTCCGTGAGCGAAACAACAAATACCAGAATAGCATTATTTAGTGTCATGTCATTGGGTGTCTGCATTGCTGTTTCAGCACTGCAAGTGTGGCACTTGAAACACTACTTCCAAAAGAAGAAGCTCATTTAGTATTGGTAATCAAGTTTATGTGTCTTTGTGAAAGAAAGTTTGCTactctttcttttccttgcatGTTGTAGaggaaaattttaatatatgaatataGCAATGTTTACTGTCTCAcagctgaaattttttttatgttttttgaacaTTTAAGTTGaatgtttgttttaattttagtttcaaGTGATATAGACTAACACCTCGTGGTTCCTTTCTTGACATTTGCCTTTTACATCTGACTGAGGTTGGTTTTTTATGGTCGGTCCTGTGATTAGGAAGAGGAGACTCGCATTTTACTTGATTGGCTGGACAACTAGTTTTTTATGGTTCAAAGCTAAAAGCAACAGTGAGTGGCAAGCTAGAGGTCAAGAAGGCTTTGAGGTTTGTTACTATTCAATGTCTCAAACGACTGAGAAATTGTGGCATCGTTAAAACTAGCTGTTCTTCTTGATTAGTGGTGTCAGAGCCTGTTTatctgtgttttaaaagtaaattttttttctttaattttttgttttttgtatttgtaaattgttttgatgtgataatgttaaatataaattttttaaaaaatattattttgatgtatttccaaacaaaaaacactttaaaaaacaactggatgataatattaaacatgCTATTAAAGCCTTTAAATTTGTATCATATCTTGAGTAGCTCCCAACAACTCAGCTGTTCAATGCGAGCATGCCTAATGCCTAGTTTTCTAGTTGGGAGACATTCAACAGAGCTCTAATTTAACCATGAAATGCAAAATCTACGTGATTAATTCAAAAAGATTATGAAATACAACAATTTGTCAacattcaagtaaaaaattgCAGAATGTGTGAAACTAACGGTTGAAGAATGATTAAAGTTTCAAGCATGTCCGCAGTTAAAACTGTTGACTAGTGAACCGAAGGATCAATGTGAACCTAATCAGTGTAAATAAGGGAGTGACTCGCCGAGGGGTGTTTATTCTATTCTAACAGTTTTGTGATTCATGCGTTGAAACCTGCAAATCTCATCAAAGAAATCATCTGCACTGCTATGGCTGCTCCTCATCTGAAGAATCCTTATTGCCATTGACTTTATAACCTTCCCGTACTTCAAGAGCGACTCAAGGGTGCTTATCTTCTGCTCGGCATTCAACGGTGATCTGACCGTTATCACCACCTCCTCCAGACAAGGAATCACAAACCCAGACTGCACCTGCAAAGCCAAAAAACGCAGCTCCATTAACATGTGCAGTCTTAAAGCTCCATTACAGCAGTACTGAAACAAAAGCATAGACTTGTTCATTCATTGTGGATTTTCTAACTCACATTTTTCAAGCTGTTCTTTTGACAGAGAGCAGCGAACATTGCTCCATGGATATCGAATTTTTGAAGCTTGGGATggctattaaaaaaatcaacgaagTCAATCTCTGGAAAGGGTTGGAGGTTGTCAAAGTCCCCGGTAAATTCAACCTTCATGTACAGATGCTTCACCTCACTTGCCAACTGAAGCATTTTACTTATTGCATTCCAACACCATTGGACTCCCCTAATAGACAGGAACTCCAGGGCCGCGAGTTTTCCAAAATCTACCATATAAACTCTCCCTGAAACAAATTACAAGAAGGAGGTTTTGAAGGTGCAAAATAAGAGCAACAGCATTTCCAAACTTCTTAGATAAGTAGCTGaactgaaaaatcaaaatattaccagcattatttgaaattgaaagacTCCTCAGGCAAGCAGTTTCACGAACACTGATCCAACTACAGCCTTGAACCTCGAGGAATTCAATTTTAGGTGAAGTCAAGGTTAGTGAATAATTACCCACGCCATAAAAGTCCAGCTTGCATTGCTCCAAGCTAGGCAACTCGATCAAAACTGACCTAACCCCTTCACACCCGAGTAGCAACAAGTTTTTCAAATTCGGGCATGCCTGAAGGGCGGCAGTTAATGCGGGATCTTCCAATTTAGCGCCGACAATCTCAAGGCTTTGAAGTTTTGGAAAGGCATCCCACTTGGGAGAGTTCATCATTAGGACACCCCAAAGCTTTAAAGACTCCAAATTCTTTGCAGTGCTAATGCATTCTAGTTTCGACGGGCTCTCAGTACAGTTCTGGTATTCAGCAAGATTGTCCATTCTAAGCTCAAGATGTTTGAGCGATGACCCCACAAGCAGCATCCATGAGGCAAGACCTATGCTCGAGAAGGGGCTGTATACAACAAGCTCTTCTAATTTAACAACTGATGATATCATCTTCCACACAGTGGTATCAGGATGGTCGATGCCAGAGTGGTTGTCAAAAGAGTTCCTGGGGAAGTAGAGGCTTTTGATGTAAGGCAAAGAGTCCTTCCATCGCTTCGATACGCAATTACAGACGGCAACATCCCTTGCATTGTTCATGAATGAGAAGATGTATTGAACAACAGCATCCGGGAGGGATTCCATTCTGTGAGGACTTCAATCAAACATGTGTTAGGCAACCGATGATATTACTCAAAATTAATACAGAGCCATTGAGATTTCAAAAAGA is part of the Populus nigra chromosome 8, ddPopNigr1.1, whole genome shotgun sequence genome and harbors:
- the LOC133702395 gene encoding F-box protein At1g10780-like produces the protein MESLPDAVVQYIFSFMNNARDVAVCNCVSKRWKDSLPYIKSLYFPRNSFDNHSGIDHPDTTVWKMISSVVKLEELVVYSPFSSIGLASWMLLVGSSLKHLELRMDNLAEYQNCTESPSKLECISTAKNLESLKLWGVLMMNSPKWDAFPKLQSLEIVGAKLEDPALTAALQACPNLKNLLLLGCEGVRSVLIELPSLEQCKLDFYGVGNYSLTLTSPKIEFLEVQGCSWISVRETACLRSLSISNNAGRVYMVDFGKLAALEFLSIRGVQWCWNAISKMLQLASEVKHLYMKVEFTGDFDNLQPFPEIDFVDFFNSHPKLQKFDIHGAMFAALCQKNSLKNVQSGFVIPCLEEVVITVRSPLNAEQKISTLESLLKYGKVIKSMAIRILQMRSSHSSADDFFDEICRFQRMNHKTVRIE
- the LOC133702396 gene encoding transmembrane emp24 domain-containing protein p24delta3-like, yielding MAARGKMVLGCILGVLICGSNLFTVSQGVWLNLPPTGTKCVSEEIHNNVVVLSDYVVVSDDHSHIPTISVKVTSPYGNTLHQTENVTHGQFAFTTHEAGNYLACFWVDGHVQGDVSVNIDWKTGIAAKDWDSVARKEKIEGVELELRKLEGAVEAIHENLLYLKTREAEMRSVSETTNTRIALFSVMSLGVCIAVSALQVWHLKHYFQKKKLI